The following are encoded in a window of Engystomops pustulosus unplaced genomic scaffold, aEngPut4.maternal MAT_SCAFFOLD_86, whole genome shotgun sequence genomic DNA:
- the LOC140106904 gene encoding RNA-binding protein 12B-B-like, with protein sequence MSLIVRLQGLPAVANSLDIREFFSGLSIPKGGVYITGGKYGEAFIIFGNLEDARQALSLTDGLLRDSPIHLSYSNEAEMKQAMEIYQIGLDPSLTASYNLNLGPGEKKEAPKEFSYLYVSGLSFEATRKDIEEFFKGRQVEEILRLQRSRDQYIRGKAIIKFGRKDDAEEALKQDMRPLCFTPVRLKLSSEAHWDHYGGDRAAMWQRTPPPSPSRERHRHRSRSRSPRRRRSSSGSSSWSPYVKEFYLHILNLSTRAEKEDIKKFLYEASVLETHIDFLLDTDGKRTRECFAKFSSDKDYMKARTLDGSTFMGRAVKVLPISKRSMNDLIERMRFRVYKEREDRRSSPEPCLLEQNYVHVKNFTSKVTKSAVQKFFNGLPVKEEDIDLLCDSQGGVLGEAIVKFKDEKEASFAKKRHNEIYFGRKIQLSCISSDEVKKLKRSHQVEAPVVYDGPDSTTDSLPSVTRGLDSRQVGQSTAGGAPPTYPTSSTSGYAQTTLSSPSGPADSAD encoded by the coding sequence ATGTCTCTGATCGTGCGTTTGCAGGGTCTTCCTGCTGTGGCGAACTCTCTTGACATCCGGGAGTTCTTCTCTGGACTGAGCATTCCCAAAGGAGGTGTATACATCACCGGAGGGAAGTATGGCGAGGCTTTCATTATATTTGGCAACCTAGAAGATGCTCGCCAGGCCCTGAGCCTGACCGATGGTCTTCTGAGGGACTCCCCCATCCACCTGTCCTACAGCAATGAGGCGGAGATGAAACAGGCCATGGAGATCTACCAGATCGGCCTCGATCCCTCCCTCACTGCGTCCTACAACCTCAACCTGGGCCCTGGAGAGAAGAAAGAGGCCCCCAAGGAGTTCTCCTATCTCTATGTTAGTGGCTTGTCATTTGAAGCCACGAGAAAAGATATAGAGGAGTTTTTCAAAGGTCGGCAGGTGGAAGAAATCTTACGTTTGCAGCGGAGCAGGGACCAGTACATTCGTGGAAAGGCCATCATCAAGTTTGGCAGAAAGGATGACGCTGAAGAAGCCCTCAAGCAGGACATGCGACCTCTGTGTTTTACTCCAGTCAGGCTGAAGCTCTCCAGCGAGGCTCATTGGGACCACTACGGTGGAGATCGTGCTGCAATGTGGCAGCGGACACCTCCACCTTCTCCCAGTCGTGAGAGGCATCGGCACAGATCCAGGTCCAGATcaccgaggagaagaagaagcagcagcggcagcagctcgTGGTCACCATATGTAAAGGAATTCTATCTGCACATCCTCAACCTAAGCACCAGAGCAGAGAAGGAGGACATCAAGAAGTTCTTGTATGAGGCCTCTGTCCTGGAGACGCACATAGACTTCCTCCTGGACACGGATGGCAAGAGGACCAGGGAATGTTTTGCCAAGTTCTCTTCCGACAAAGACTACATGAAGGCACGAACCCTGGATGGTAGCACCTTCATGGGCCGCGCTGTGAAAGTCCTCCCAATCTCTAAGAGGTCCATGAATGACTTGATAGAGCGCATGAGGTTCAGGGTCTATAAGGAACGTGAGGACCGGAGGAGTTCCCCGGAGCCCTGCTTACTGGAGCAGAACTACGTCCATGTCAAGAACTTCACCTCCAAAGTCACCAAGAGCGCCGTCCAGAAATTCTTCAATGGTCTTCCAGTAAAGGAGGAGGACATCGATCTGCTGTGTGATAGTCAGGGGGGCGTTCTTGGGGAGGCGATTGTGAAATTCAAAGACGAAAAAGAGGCCTCTTTCGCCAAGAAACGCCACAACGAGATCTATTTTGGGAGGAAAATCCAACTGAGTTGTATCAGCAGTGATGAGGTGAAGAAGCTGAAGAGGAGCCACCAGGTGGAGGCTCCCGTGGTGTATGATGGGCCGGACTCTACCACTGATTCATTACCTAGTGTAACGAGGGGGCTGGACTCCAGGCAGGTAGGACAATCTACTGCTGGAGGCGCGCCACCTACCTACCCAACCTCCTCCACCTCTGGTTATGCACAGACCACCCTATCGTCTCCGAGTGGTCCTGCAGACAGTGCAGACTAA